GGATTGCTTTGCTCTTCCTCCTCGTCTTCTCGGTTCAGCTTGGGTGGTTGCCGGGAGCGGGGATAGCGGATCCCCGCGCTGCGGAGGGGGGGCGGATCGACCTGCGCCGACTGGTGCTCCCCATGCTGTCCCTGGCCTTCACCCAGCAGGCGTGGTTTACCATGTTCGTCCGCAACACGGTGCTGGATCTCCTGCGGGAGGACTACATCCGCTTCGCCCAAGCGCACGGCAAATCCTGGCTCGCCATTGTGTTCCGGCACGCTTTGCCTAATGCCCTCATCCCCTTTGTTACCCTGATTGGGGTGCACCTGAGCGAAATTCTGGGGGGAACGGTGCTGGTGGAGAGCATCTTTGCGTGGCCAGGATTGGGGACGCTCACCCGTGATGCGGCTCTGGGGGTGGACATTCCGCTCCTGATGGCTATCACCTTGGGGGCGTCTTTCTTGGTGGTGATGGGGAACTTGTTGGCGGACGTGGCCTATCGGGTGTTGGATCCCAGGGTGCGGGAGGGACGGCTGTGAGCACCTGGGTGGGCGCGCTGCGGACAGCTACCCGTTGGTCGCTGACGCGCACGGTGGTGCGGCGCCTGCCGTGGAGCGCCACCGTGGCTATGGGGGTGTTGGTGGTGTTGGGGCTGGCCACAGCCCTGGCCGATGTGGTGCGCCCCCTGGATAGTTACACCGTGGATTTCCAGAAGTCCCTCCGCCCACCTACCTGGGCTCACCCCTTAGGCACCGATGACTTAGGGCGCGATGTGTTGGCCAGGGTGTTGCATGGGTTGCGGGTGTCGTTCCTCGTGGGCGTGCTGGCATCGTTGGTGGCGTTGGGCATTGGGGGTGTGGTGGGTATCACGGCGGGCACCCTGGGGGGACGGGTGGATGCGGTGTTGATGCGCTTTTTGGATATGTTCGCCTCCCAGAATCACCTGCTATTCGGCATCATTTTGGCGGTGTTGTTTCGTCCCGCTTTTGGGCCCATGGGGGCGGTGCTCCTGTCGGTGGGGTTGACCCACTGGACGACTTTGGCCCGTATCGTGCGAGGGGAGCTGCTGTCGCTACGGGAGCGCCTGTTTATCCGCGCAGCCGTGCAGAATGGAGCAGGGAGGCTTCACCTGGCGCGCCGGCACTACATTCCCCATCTGCTCCCTGCTCTGGTGCTGGGGTTTGTGCTCCTGGTTCCCCATGCTGTGTTTCACGAGTCGGCCCTCTCCTTTTTGGGGGTGGGCCTTTCGCCGCACCAAGCGTCTCTGGGTAACATTCTGGCCGACAGCCGGCGCACTCTGTTAGTGGGGGCCTGGTGGACCACCGTCTTCCCCGGGTTGGCCCTGTTTCTGGTGTCCATGGCCATAGGGGTGGTGGGGGAGTATTGGCGCGACCGGCACAACCCCCGCTGGCGCTCCGAGTTGGAGTTGTAAGGGATGGCTGTGCTGGAGGTGGAGGGCCTGACGGTGCGCTTCCGCACGCCGCGGGGGTTGGTGCACGCCCTCACCGATGCCCACTTCCGCGTAGAGAGGGGCGAGGTGTTGGTTATTCTGGGGGAAAGCGGCAGTGGGAAGACGGTGCTGGCTCACGCTTTAATGCGCCTTTTGCCCCGCAATAGCGTGGTTACGGGGAAGGTGGTGCTGGAGGGGATCTCCCTTTTTGACCTACCCGAATCTCGGATGCGCGCTGTGCGGGCACGGCGCATGGCTTTGATTCCGCAAAGCGCCGGCGCGGCTCTGAACCCGGTGCGCCGTGTGGGGCCTCTGCTGATGGAGTTAGCGCGGGGCAAGGGCTTGGACGCCCAGACGGCCCGCGCCCGCCTTGCTGCGGCGTTGCAGGAGCTGGACTTGCCCCTCGAACAGATCTGGGATCGCTATCCCCACCATTTGTCAGGCGGGATGCAACAGCGGGTGGTGAACGCTTTGGCGTGGGTGGGGAAACCGGCGGTGGTCATCGCCGACGAGCCGACCTTCGGGTTGGACGCGGATCTGGTGGAGGTTACTGCCAGCTCCCTGCGGCGCATGGCGGAGCAGGGGGCGGCGGTGTTGGTCATTACCCACGATCTGCGTTTGGCTCAAAGGCTGGGCACCCGGGTGGCGCTGATTTACGCCAGTTATATCGTGGAGCTGCGAGACACGCCCGCCTTTTTTGCCGGGCCGGCCCATCCTTATGGACGGGGCCTCTTGCAGGCTCTGCCGGAACGTGGAGGCATCCCCATCCCCGGTTTCCCCCCGGAACTGACGCACCTTCCGCAAGGATGCCCCTTTGCCCCCCGCTGTTCCCATCGCACGGAGCGGTGTAGCCGAGAGGTGCCACCCCTTCTGCCCCTCCCAATGGATAGGGGTGCTGTGCGGTGTGTCCTGTATGCTAGTGGCTGAAGGCGTTGCCAAATGGTATGGCTCGGGGCGTGCCCGGGTGGTGGCCCTGGAGGAGGCGTCGTTGACCCTGGCGCCGGGGGAGAGGGTAGGGGTCGTGGGGCGCAGTGGGTCGGGTAAGTCCACCTTGGCGCAAATCCTGAGCCTGGTGCTCCGTCCGGACCGGGGGCGGGTGTCCGTGGATGGGGAGGTGGTGAGCCGATGGGGTGTGGATGCCCCCAAGCACCTGCGCCGGCAGGTGCAGTTGATGTGGCAGTCGCCCCGCTTGTCTACTGACCCCCGCATGCGTCTGTGGGAGATCATCCTGGAGCCGTTGGCGATACACGGTCTGCTCCCCCGTCGGCCGGCCGAGCGGCACGCGATACTGGAGGAGTGGCGGGAACGGGTGGGTTTGACCCCGGAACTGCTGGAGCGCTATCCCCATGAAGTGTCCGAGGGGCAGTTGCAGAGGGCGTGCTTGGCCCGGGCGTTGATTGTGCACCCCCGTTACCTGATCTGCGACGAAATCAGTTCTATGCTGGATGTGTCCACGCAGGCGGCGCTGTTGGCTACCATCGCCCAGGAGCAGGCGCAACGGCCGATGGGGGTGCTGCTTATCAGCCACGATACGGTGCTGGTGCACTATTGGTGCACGCGCGCCGTCCGTTTGGAGAAGGGGAAAACTATGCCCCTTTCCTAGTCTAGGGGGCGGAGCGCTTGGGGGTTGTGCCGCGGGGCCGCTCCCTTTACGGGCGGGGGCGCTCCGTGCTATGCTGGCGTGGGATGGATAAGGTCAGTCGCCAAGACCGCCGAGCCGCCCGCAAGCGGGAGGAGGAGATTCAGAATATCCTTTTCGCCCTCCTGCGTGCTCACCATGACCCCTCCCGCCCCGAGGTCCGGGAGAAGGGACTGGATGAACGGGACCTGGCGTTTGAGGCCGATTTGATTATCCCCGCCGAGATGGAGATGGCGGTCTACGCCACGCAGAAGCGGGGGCATATCCTCTCCCTGTTGCGCACGATGAGGAGTCGAGGGTTGGTGGAGTATGCTCCGGCACCTCCCACAGGTGTGTATCGGGTGCGTCTAACCCCTTACGGGCAGGAGGTGGCCACCCATCTCTTCCGTCCCTGGTGGGCGCGTCTACGCGATGCCCTGCGTCGGCGTCGCCCCTTCGCACCGCCATCCTCCTAGGGGAAGGTCTCCATGCACTCACGGGCTGCGTTAGCCTCTGCCTTACGCCGTATTGTGGGGCAGCGGTATGTCCTGGACACCCCCGAGGCCCTTCTGGTGTATGAGTACGACGGCTCGGTGGACCGCTCCGTGCCGGGTTTGGTGGTGCTCCCCGGTTCGGCGGAGGAGACAGCCCAGGTAGTGCGGACGGTGCGGGAGGCAGGCTGGGCATTGGTGCCTCGGGGGGCCGGCACAGGGCTATCGGGGGGAGCGGTGCCTCTGCAAGGGGCGGTGGTGCTCTCCCTGGCACGCCTGAACCGCATTCTGGAGATTGACCCCGACAACATGCTCGCCGTGGTGGAGCCGGGGGTGGCCAATTTGGACATTAGTAAGGCCGTGCAGGCCTACGGCCTCTACTATGCCCCCGACCCTTCTAGCCAGAAGGCGTGCACCATCGGCGGGAATGTGGCAGAGAACGCCGGCGGCCCCCACTGTTTGGCGTACGGGGTTACCACCAACCATGTGCTGGGGATGGAGGCCGTGTTGGCCGACGGCTCCCTGGTGTGGGTGGGGGGCAAACATCGCCACAGCGTTGGCTACGACCTGCGGGGTGTGGTGATCGGCTCCGAGGGGATGTTGGTAGTGGTCACGAAGGTGGTAGTGCGCCTTTTGCCCCTGCCGGAGGCGGTGAAGACCCTGCTGGCGGTGTTTACGGAGATTGACCAGGCCAGCGCCGCTGTCTCGGCCATCATCGCCAGTGGGATGGTGCCGGCGGCTTTGGAGATGTTGGACCGTTTGACCATTGAGGCGGTGGAGCCGGCTGTCCACGCAGGGTATCCCAAGCAGGCGGGGGCAGTGCTCCTGGTGGAGGTGGAGGGCTTGCGGGAGGCGGTCGCAGAGCAGGGTGCCC
This genomic window from Dehalococcoidia bacterium contains:
- a CDS encoding ABC transporter permease: MIALILRRLLVLPLVLAGVAVTTFLIAAVSPFDPIAAYVGNETPISRQTREEIARAWGLDKPLAAQMLGWLGRVVQGDLGYSRLQGGKPVAQIIRERIGPSALLVGSALGLVLVGGLVVGTLAAAYRDSWFDWLVRAVCHFSIASPSFWIALLFLLVFSVQLGWLPGAGIADPRAAEGGRIDLRRLVLPMLSLAFTQQAWFTMFVRNTVLDLLREDYIRFAQAHGKSWLAIVFRHALPNALIPFVTLIGVHLSEILGGTVLVESIFAWPGLGTLTRDAALGVDIPLLMAITLGASFLVVMGNLLADVAYRVLDPRVREGRL
- a CDS encoding ABC transporter permease, encoding MSTWVGALRTATRWSLTRTVVRRLPWSATVAMGVLVVLGLATALADVVRPLDSYTVDFQKSLRPPTWAHPLGTDDLGRDVLARVLHGLRVSFLVGVLASLVALGIGGVVGITAGTLGGRVDAVLMRFLDMFASQNHLLFGIILAVLFRPAFGPMGAVLLSVGLTHWTTLARIVRGELLSLRERLFIRAAVQNGAGRLHLARRHYIPHLLPALVLGFVLLVPHAVFHESALSFLGVGLSPHQASLGNILADSRRTLLVGAWWTTVFPGLALFLVSMAIGVVGEYWRDRHNPRWRSELEL
- a CDS encoding ABC transporter ATP-binding protein, with product MAVLEVEGLTVRFRTPRGLVHALTDAHFRVERGEVLVILGESGSGKTVLAHALMRLLPRNSVVTGKVVLEGISLFDLPESRMRAVRARRMALIPQSAGAALNPVRRVGPLLMELARGKGLDAQTARARLAAALQELDLPLEQIWDRYPHHLSGGMQQRVVNALAWVGKPAVVIADEPTFGLDADLVEVTASSLRRMAEQGAAVLVITHDLRLAQRLGTRVALIYASYIVELRDTPAFFAGPAHPYGRGLLQALPERGGIPIPGFPPELTHLPQGCPFAPRCSHRTERCSREVPPLLPLPMDRGAVRCVLYASG
- a CDS encoding dipeptide/oligopeptide/nickel ABC transporter ATP-binding protein; this translates as MLVAEGVAKWYGSGRARVVALEEASLTLAPGERVGVVGRSGSGKSTLAQILSLVLRPDRGRVSVDGEVVSRWGVDAPKHLRRQVQLMWQSPRLSTDPRMRLWEIILEPLAIHGLLPRRPAERHAILEEWRERVGLTPELLERYPHEVSEGQLQRACLARALIVHPRYLICDEISSMLDVSTQAALLATIAQEQAQRPMGVLLISHDTVLVHYWCTRAVRLEKGKTMPLS
- a CDS encoding FAD-binding protein — translated: MHSRAALASALRRIVGQRYVLDTPEALLVYEYDGSVDRSVPGLVVLPGSAEETAQVVRTVREAGWALVPRGAGTGLSGGAVPLQGAVVLSLARLNRILEIDPDNMLAVVEPGVANLDISKAVQAYGLYYAPDPSSQKACTIGGNVAENAGGPHCLAYGVTTNHVLGMEAVLADGSLVWVGGKHRHSVGYDLRGVVIGSEGMLVVVTKVVVRLLPLPEAVKTLLAVFTEIDQASAAVSAIIASGMVPAALEMLDRLTIEAVEPAVHAGYPKQAGAVLLVEVEGLREAVAEQGAQVEAICREMGAVEVRSADRPEERERLWAGRKGALGALGRLAPNYLLLDGVVPRTRIVEALQRIRAIAEFYRLPIANVFHAGDGNLHPCILFDERDPDQLRRAKEAGGAILKMCVEMGGALSGEHGVGIEKQEYMPLYFTQEDMAAMAKLLHAFGSAGFLNPGKVFPQGKPPGDFRPRTRLPADAVV